The Diaphorobacter ruginosibacter genome contains a region encoding:
- a CDS encoding alpha-2-macroglobulin family protein translates to MTQNSLRPRGVLVALALVAAAGAAQALSISSFSPQGEVARVKQVVAKFDVAAVRFGDPKAAAPLTVSCDNVDAGKGSGRWTGDREWVFDFADDLPPGVRCSASVVSAFKSPTDAEISGQKKFQFNTGGPYVRYIEPSTYTTIDEEQFFVLPLNGPATLESVRKNIWCVAGDVGERIPVKLIEGKQREALLKGRGLERQAARDPLSFVTLACNRRLSPGTTMQIVFGKGVATPSGVANSNEKRFSYTVRAPFKAEFTCERESAQSGCLPIRAMSLTFNAPVARKNAEGIRLKSSAGSVKPGLSSESDDADAVVTSVQFPPPFTAGGKYTIELPKDFQDASGRTLSNAASFPLAVGVGQMPPLAKFAASPFGIVERFAEGPGGPALLPVTLRNVEQSLAVSGLDAASAAQIAKDQPAKVSTVKAGNDAEIIRWYRKVQRYNEWSVGRSMARQDVKGPLPPKLNPDDDSRDDPIQTRSLSLLRGQNGVKTLDVPKSSGDPRPFEVVGIPLAPGFHVVEIASPMLGKALLSESLGEQRTMYVRTSALVTNLAVHFKLGRENSQAWVTTLDKGQVVPGAVVRVSTCDGSEVQRATTNEKGIAVFDQVSSEPMECHGDDEWSRAYFVSVRAKGADGVEDMAFTWSDWQRGIEPWRFNVPTSQQSEPDAVAHTVFDRTLLRAGETVSMKHYLRTQTMTGFDLPDERPNQLVITHTGSGQQFTQDLVWRETASGGLSAENSFHIPPAAKLGVYSVSLNSKSNEGRSMSFDSGSFRVEEFRLPVFEGRVTPAEKKPLVRVRSVPVDVQINYISGGPAARLPVRVSAMVRGKSLSFPDFDAFSFQPPRQRGANAGGNSDNEEPASSDDIRIIEDKLPLTLNATGAGRVTIGDVPQSRYAQQMVLEATYSDPNGEVQTLRSSQSLWPAAVIAGIKTEGWVSAASKMRFQALALSLDGKVQADVPVDVQAIARITTTSRKRMVGGFYSYDNKTETKDLGTVCSGKTDSRGLLLCEAKMAEAGEIELIAKARDKEGNESLAASTVWVTRQGELWFGGEDHDRIDVLPEKKNYQPGETAQLQVRMPFRFATALVTVEREGILSSEVVQLNGQDPTVHLKIQENWGPNVYVSVFVLRGRLREVPWYSFFTWGFKSPREWWTAFWYEGKEYVAPTAMVDLSKPAYRFGMTELRVGTKGHQIDVKVTSDKESYAVRGKAQITVQATLPDGKPAAGAEIALAAVDQALLELMPNNSWNLLEAMLQRRSWGVETSTAQMEIIGRRHYGKKAVPAGGGGGSAQARELLETLLLWKPSVRLDDKGQAKIEVPLNDALTTFKIVAIADAGVGMFGTGSTSIRATQDLQIISGLPPLVREDDQFRAQITLRNTTKNAMKVEVSPRAALLSLDKQTVEIPAGDSREVSWNVTAPAQLAQTRAQALMWEIEARDLTGGARDALKVTQRLIPAIPLTVQQGTLVQVDGAVSMSVAPPADAVPGRGGLKLAMQPKLAEGLPAVRDWWINYPFICLEQKTSKAVGLRDGAMWQVVMSQLPTYLDNDGLAMYFPPRAGDRSLGSDTLSAYLLSAANEVSGLHPEFTLPQEAQASMINGLIAFVEGRIQRNFWSPRKDLDMRKITAVEALSRYGKATPRMLTSIQIAPNQWPTHAVIDWFMVLRRMKDIPERDQKLAEATQILRARLSFQGTKVLFSTERDDYWWWLMQNGDVNMARLLIAVMNDPAWKDDIGRIANGFIARQQNGAWHTTSANFWGGLALEKFSAVHESVPVAGFTKASLGSSTALVDWSKVERVKTSDAAGAPHQTTWFGAPASPGNLKNNTMFLPWGSSPESLNVTQVGTGKPWLTVQSVAAVRLKEPFAAGYSIKRTVTPVEQADKSLPANTYSRGDVLRVKLEVNASADMTWVAITDPVPTGATILGSGLGRDSEIATQGEKREGWAWPAFEERSFESFRSYYQYIPKGTISMEYTVRLNNAGQFSLPPSRVEALYAPEMFGEFPNASLKVVSK, encoded by the coding sequence ATGACACAAAACAGTCTTCGCCCACGCGGCGTTCTTGTGGCCCTGGCGCTGGTGGCAGCGGCGGGGGCCGCGCAGGCGTTGAGTATTTCGAGCTTTTCACCGCAGGGCGAAGTGGCCCGCGTGAAGCAGGTGGTTGCCAAATTCGACGTGGCCGCAGTGCGGTTCGGGGATCCCAAGGCAGCAGCGCCGCTCACCGTCTCGTGCGACAACGTGGACGCGGGCAAGGGCTCCGGGCGCTGGACCGGTGACCGCGAATGGGTGTTCGACTTCGCGGACGACCTGCCGCCCGGCGTGCGCTGCTCCGCCAGCGTGGTCTCGGCTTTCAAGTCGCCCACCGATGCGGAAATCTCGGGGCAGAAGAAGTTCCAGTTCAACACTGGTGGCCCCTATGTGCGCTACATCGAGCCAAGCACCTACACGACCATCGACGAGGAGCAGTTCTTCGTGCTTCCGCTGAACGGTCCGGCGACGCTGGAATCGGTGCGCAAGAACATCTGGTGCGTCGCGGGCGATGTCGGCGAGCGCATTCCGGTCAAGCTCATCGAGGGCAAGCAGCGCGAGGCGCTCCTGAAGGGCCGTGGCCTGGAGAGGCAGGCCGCCCGTGATCCGCTGTCCTTTGTCACGCTGGCATGCAACCGGCGGCTGTCTCCCGGCACGACGATGCAGATCGTCTTCGGCAAGGGGGTTGCCACGCCAAGCGGCGTCGCCAACTCGAACGAGAAGCGCTTTTCCTATACCGTGCGTGCGCCTTTCAAGGCCGAGTTCACCTGCGAGCGCGAGAGCGCGCAGTCGGGCTGTCTGCCCATCCGTGCGATGTCGCTCACATTCAATGCACCGGTCGCGCGCAAGAACGCCGAGGGCATCCGGCTGAAGTCTTCGGCGGGATCGGTCAAGCCCGGCCTGAGCAGCGAGTCGGACGACGCCGATGCGGTGGTCACGAGCGTGCAGTTCCCGCCGCCATTCACCGCTGGCGGCAAGTACACGATCGAACTGCCCAAGGACTTCCAGGACGCCTCGGGGCGAACATTGAGCAATGCCGCCAGTTTCCCGCTGGCGGTGGGTGTGGGGCAGATGCCGCCGCTGGCCAAGTTCGCGGCGTCACCGTTCGGTATCGTCGAGCGCTTTGCCGAAGGGCCGGGCGGGCCGGCGCTGCTGCCCGTCACGCTGCGCAATGTGGAGCAGTCGCTCGCCGTGAGCGGGCTCGACGCCGCTTCCGCCGCACAGATCGCCAAGGACCAGCCCGCAAAGGTCAGCACCGTCAAGGCGGGCAACGACGCGGAAATCATCCGCTGGTATCGCAAGGTGCAGCGCTACAACGAATGGTCCGTGGGACGCAGCATGGCCCGCCAGGACGTGAAGGGGCCACTGCCGCCCAAGCTCAATCCCGATGATGACAGCAGGGATGACCCGATCCAGACGCGCAGCCTCTCGCTGCTCAGGGGTCAGAACGGCGTGAAGACGCTGGACGTGCCCAAGTCGTCGGGCGATCCGCGACCGTTCGAGGTGGTGGGCATTCCGCTTGCTCCCGGCTTCCATGTGGTGGAGATCGCGTCGCCCATGCTGGGCAAGGCGTTGCTCAGCGAGTCGCTCGGCGAGCAGCGCACGATGTACGTGCGCACCTCGGCGCTGGTGACCAACCTGGCGGTGCACTTCAAGCTCGGCCGCGAGAATTCCCAGGCATGGGTGACGACGCTCGACAAGGGGCAGGTGGTTCCGGGCGCCGTCGTGCGCGTCTCCACCTGCGATGGCAGCGAAGTCCAGCGCGCGACGACCAACGAGAAGGGCATCGCCGTTTTCGACCAGGTCTCGTCCGAGCCGATGGAGTGCCATGGCGACGACGAATGGTCGCGGGCGTACTTTGTCAGCGTGCGCGCCAAGGGTGCGGATGGCGTGGAAGACATGGCCTTCACCTGGAGCGACTGGCAGCGCGGCATCGAGCCGTGGCGTTTCAACGTTCCCACCAGCCAGCAGTCCGAGCCCGACGCGGTGGCACACACGGTGTTCGACCGCACGCTGCTGCGTGCCGGCGAGACCGTGTCGATGAAGCATTACCTGCGCACGCAGACCATGACCGGCTTCGACCTGCCTGACGAGCGCCCCAACCAGCTGGTGATCACGCACACGGGCAGCGGACAGCAGTTCACGCAGGACCTCGTCTGGCGCGAGACCGCCTCGGGCGGCCTGAGCGCGGAAAACAGCTTCCACATTCCACCGGCGGCCAAGCTGGGTGTGTACAGCGTTTCGCTCAACAGCAAGAGCAACGAGGGCCGGTCGATGTCGTTCGACTCCGGCAGCTTCCGCGTCGAGGAGTTCCGCCTTCCCGTGTTCGAGGGCCGCGTGACGCCTGCGGAAAAGAAGCCGCTCGTGCGCGTGCGCTCGGTGCCTGTCGATGTGCAGATCAACTACATCTCCGGCGGCCCGGCGGCTCGCCTGCCGGTGCGCGTGTCGGCCATGGTGCGCGGCAAGTCGCTGTCGTTCCCGGACTTCGACGCGTTCAGCTTCCAGCCTCCGCGCCAGCGCGGCGCGAACGCCGGCGGCAACAGCGACAACGAGGAGCCCGCGTCGTCCGACGACATCCGCATCATCGAGGACAAGCTGCCGCTCACGCTCAATGCCACCGGCGCGGGCCGCGTCACCATCGGTGACGTACCGCAGTCGCGCTATGCACAGCAGATGGTGCTGGAGGCCACTTATTCCGATCCGAACGGAGAGGTGCAGACGCTGCGCAGCTCCCAGTCGCTGTGGCCCGCCGCGGTGATTGCCGGCATCAAGACCGAGGGTTGGGTGTCGGCCGCCAGCAAGATGCGCTTCCAGGCACTGGCCCTGTCGCTGGATGGCAAGGTGCAGGCCGATGTACCCGTCGATGTGCAGGCGATCGCACGCATCACCACCACCAGCCGCAAGCGCATGGTGGGTGGTTTCTACAGCTACGACAACAAGACCGAGACCAAGGACCTGGGCACTGTCTGCTCGGGCAAGACCGACAGCCGCGGCCTGCTCCTGTGCGAGGCGAAGATGGCCGAGGCCGGCGAGATCGAGCTGATTGCCAAGGCCCGCGACAAGGAAGGCAATGAATCGCTTGCCGCGTCGACCGTTTGGGTCACGCGGCAGGGCGAACTGTGGTTCGGTGGCGAAGACCACGATCGCATCGACGTGCTGCCCGAGAAGAAGAACTACCAGCCCGGCGAGACGGCGCAGTTGCAGGTGCGCATGCCGTTCCGCTTTGCGACCGCACTGGTGACGGTGGAGCGCGAGGGCATCCTGAGCTCCGAGGTGGTGCAACTGAACGGGCAGGACCCGACCGTGCACCTGAAGATCCAGGAGAACTGGGGCCCCAACGTCTACGTGAGCGTGTTCGTGCTGCGCGGACGGCTGCGCGAGGTGCCGTGGTACAGCTTCTTCACCTGGGGCTTCAAGTCGCCTCGTGAATGGTGGACGGCATTCTGGTACGAAGGCAAGGAATATGTCGCGCCGACCGCGATGGTCGATCTCTCCAAGCCCGCCTACCGGTTCGGCATGACCGAGCTGCGCGTGGGCACCAAGGGCCATCAGATCGACGTGAAGGTCACCTCCGACAAGGAAAGCTACGCGGTGCGCGGCAAGGCGCAGATCACCGTCCAGGCCACGCTCCCCGACGGCAAGCCGGCAGCGGGTGCGGAAATCGCGCTGGCGGCCGTCGACCAGGCCCTGCTCGAACTCATGCCCAACAACAGCTGGAACCTGCTCGAGGCCATGCTGCAGCGCCGCTCGTGGGGCGTCGAGACATCGACCGCTCAGATGGAGATCATCGGCCGCAGGCACTACGGCAAGAAGGCCGTTCCGGCCGGCGGTGGCGGCGGCAGCGCGCAGGCGCGCGAACTGCTGGAGACGCTGCTCCTGTGGAAGCCTTCGGTCCGGCTGGATGACAAGGGCCAGGCGAAGATCGAGGTGCCGCTCAACGATGCGCTGACCACGTTCAAGATCGTGGCGATCGCGGACGCCGGCGTCGGCATGTTCGGCACCGGCAGCACCAGCATCCGCGCCACGCAGGACCTGCAGATCATCAGCGGCCTGCCGCCGCTGGTGCGCGAGGACGACCAGTTCCGCGCGCAGATCACGCTGCGCAACACCACGAAGAACGCGATGAAGGTGGAGGTCAGCCCGCGCGCCGCGCTGCTCTCGCTGGACAAGCAGACCGTGGAGATTCCCGCGGGCGACTCACGCGAGGTGTCCTGGAACGTGACCGCTCCCGCACAGCTGGCGCAGACGCGCGCGCAGGCCCTGATGTGGGAGATCGAGGCGCGTGATCTTACCGGCGGCGCGCGTGATGCGCTCAAGGTGACGCAGCGCCTGATTCCGGCGATTCCGCTGACCGTGCAGCAGGGCACGCTGGTGCAGGTGGACGGTGCCGTCAGCATGAGCGTCGCGCCCCCGGCGGATGCGGTCCCGGGCCGTGGCGGCCTCAAGCTCGCGATGCAGCCCAAGCTGGCCGAAGGCCTGCCGGCGGTGCGCGACTGGTGGATCAACTACCCGTTCATCTGCCTGGAGCAGAAGACCAGCAAGGCCGTGGGCCTGCGCGATGGCGCGATGTGGCAGGTGGTGATGTCGCAACTGCCGACCTATCTGGACAACGACGGGTTGGCGATGTACTTCCCGCCGCGCGCGGGCGACCGCAGCCTGGGCAGCGACACGCTGTCGGCGTATCTGCTGTCGGCCGCGAACGAGGTGTCCGGGCTGCATCCCGAGTTCACGCTGCCGCAGGAGGCGCAGGCCTCGATGATCAACGGCCTGATCGCGTTTGTGGAGGGACGCATCCAGCGCAACTTCTGGAGCCCGCGCAAGGATCTGGACATGCGCAAGATCACCGCCGTCGAAGCGCTCTCGCGCTACGGCAAGGCCACGCCGCGCATGCTCACGAGCATCCAGATCGCCCCCAACCAGTGGCCCACGCATGCGGTGATCGACTGGTTCATGGTGCTGAGGCGCATGAAGGACATTCCCGAGCGCGATCAGAAACTGGCGGAGGCCACGCAGATCCTGCGCGCGCGCCTGTCGTTCCAGGGCACCAAGGTGCTCTTCAGCACCGAGCGTGATGACTACTGGTGGTGGCTGATGCAGAACGGCGATGTGAACATGGCCCGCCTGCTGATCGCCGTGATGAACGACCCCGCGTGGAAGGACGACATCGGCCGCATCGCCAACGGCTTCATCGCGCGCCAGCAGAACGGTGCGTGGCACACCACGTCGGCCAATTTCTGGGGCGGCCTGGCGCTCGAGAAGTTCAGCGCGGTGCATGAGTCCGTCCCAGTGGCGGGCTTCACCAAGGCGAGCCTCGGCTCCAGCACGGCGCTCGTCGACTGGAGCAAGGTCGAGCGCGTGAAGACCAGCGACGCCGCAGGCGCACCGCACCAGACCACCTGGTTCGGCGCACCCGCATCACCCGGCAACCTGAAGAACAACACGATGTTCCTGCCGTGGGGCTCCTCGCCGGAAAGCCTGAATGTCACGCAGGTCGGCACGGGCAAGCCCTGGCTCACGGTGCAGTCCGTTGCAGCGGTCCGCCTGAAGGAGCCCTTTGCGGCCGGCTACTCGATCAAGAGGACCGTGACGCCGGTCGAGCAGGCCGACAAGTCGCTGCCCGCCAACACCTACTCGCGCGGCGACGTGCTGCGCGTGAAGCTGGAGGTGAATGCCAGCGCCGACATGACCTGGGTGGCGATCACCGATCCGGTGCCGACCGGCGCGACGATCCTGGGCAGCGGGCTGGGCCGCGACTCCGAGATCGCCACGCAGGGCGAGAAGCGGGAGGGCTGGGCCTGGCCAGCGTTCGAGGAGCGCAGCTTCGAGTCCTTCCGCAGCTACTACCAGTACATCCCCAAGGGGACGATCAGCATGGAGTACACGGTGCGGCTGAACAATGCCGGCCAGTTCTCCCTGCCGCCGAGCCGCGTGGAGGCGCTCTATGCGCCCGAGATGTTTGGGGAGTTTCCGAACGCGAGCCTCAAGGTGGTGAGCAAGTAA